Within Styela clava chromosome 8, kaStyClav1.hap1.2, whole genome shotgun sequence, the genomic segment TTAAATTTGAATTCTTTCCCGTACTCACGAAAAACGTTCTTACGTTTgctcatttttgaatttaggcTAAAATAACCACCAACACGACAAAACCTAAGGATCACCACACTAACAATGCTTTATGCCTTGCTTCTTTGTGTTCCAAATAAGATTGTGTTGTTTTTAGCATGCCACAATAAAGCTTTGGCGATAAGACAAACAACACAAAGCTTCTATTATGAAGTCCACATAAGACAAAATAAGGACACGCAAGCCAAAAATAAAGACGCAAGCTAAAAATAAGAACAAaccttagaaataaggacggtATGGAATCCCTGAGTATGTGTATTctttgatttttaaaatcattgcgatttatttatttagaaatagaatattgcaataaattaaattcgGCGATGTCATTGTTTTTCCATACTGAACGTCACGCGTGACCGCTAATCCGTTTAAGATCTGAAACTGCGCCTCGACACGATTCCTCACGTATATTCCAATAAATATTCCAGTGTGGTAAAGTTTTGGTCATAAAAGCGACGCCATAAAAACTATATTAGTGCAGTTTGATATCGATTGTATGGAATGCACCTCTTTGGCTGAAGTTTCGAGGCTCGAAGATAGAATGTGTCTTTCATTATCGATAATTTCGTGGGTGTGAACACAAAAACGTAAAAGAATAAGCAGAGTTGGTAAAACCTTGGAACAGAACTAAGAAAGATCGTCCTTTCATTGCTGATGTTAAGATTTTCACAGCAAGAGACATTTCCAATTCTTGACTCCAAACGAGACTTTGTGAAGACATCATCTATTACGCTACTTTCGAAATTCCAGTTTGGTCACTCCGCAAGTAAATTTGGAAATAGCACTGATAACGGTAAACAATGTTATTGCTGAATAACGACGTTTTTGCGTTCCGATTCTTCCGACGTTGTTTGTGATGCtattaattgaaattttaaagttttaacgAAAGGGTTTACGTAATTTCCAGTTATGATTTAATACGCTAAGACATTTTTGAAAGCATTGTTGCTTCACTTTGAGGGGACGCGGGGTTTCGCTTTTCATTCTCGAGTTTGAGCTGTTGCTTCGTTGAGTGCCAATGTTGCAATATCTTTTTTGAAGGTATaaagtacggtaccgtactataTATGCTATGCTTACTATATTAGATAGGATGTCCGGCTGTTGAATTCATCTGATCGCCGTTAAAGTGTGAAAGACTAGgctatgagtttatataaatttataaagataacTCGGCGAGGGGAATAGTCAGACTCAGCTTGAAATTGAACTAAAACTTACATACTAAAATATACATTTTGTGTTTGTTTGTGACTATTTAAATCCACTGCAGACGGAACTAATTTTAAAAGTCATGTCTATAGAGTCAAGCAAGCAAATATTTTTTCGCCTTCAATAACATACTTTATAAGTTTATATGAAAACATTTACACTTCTCTTCATTCAGTTAATACTTTACTACACTAAAACCTCGGGATGAAAATCTCAATCGTTTTTATCTTAATCTACGTCATCTCTTCATCCTGGTGTCAAGATGACGCAGTGTTCCACTGCTCTCCCAAGCCGGGTTGCCAGATCGCACAATGTGATCCTGTTGCTGTAGGATGGAGCAGACCAGGCTTCAACATTGATGAACATCTGCAAAACAAGGAATTTCCGATTACGTGCAAATCTAAGAATACGGCTCAACCTCAGAATGCCGTCAATCTGTTTCCTTTAGTATCCAGGAATACTTTAGGTACTTCGCTATAATTTGATTTgatgattttaaattattggGCTTCATAAACGAGTAGAGCAAACTTGCTATCGAGTCCCACATTTTACTGTTTTGACATTGAATCAATGAATTACGTTACAAAAGCATAAGTCAATGTTATTACAGGTGGCTGCCACATTTGCAATGCtaaggcgcggcggtgtggctcattgtgctaagcgCTGGGAATACGTTCGCCACCGCACcgctgattactctgcgtgggttcccaggttcaaatctcatgcagggacggttatgtgcgagaggattgctggactctttgcCGCCGTAGGGTTgatcacgtaaccgctggtcggttacggcttcctctaccaccaagtccatgctcccgaaaacaaataactgactaaccctatacccgacatggaatggtaaccggacgagagggttgagccgtcttatcggcttttctttcccccgggataaatatgtaaatcctatcctaagaaTGACCTGACGTTATAAGGTCGAATACAGATAGGAAATCAAATTTATCCCCAATTTCTTATGAAATAAAGTATTTCTCTGGTTACTTTTCAGATGTTTTAAGTCGTTTATCAGAACATTTCATCCGTTTTCAAGAGAAATTCATAAATTACATTATTGGATTGGTAAACTCAACCACCGTAGCATTACCTTATCAGTTTAATTAATTCGTGTGTTCAAATAGTTCAAAACAATTTGTATTTAATCTACTAGGTAATAAGCTATTACAAATTTATTCAGATATTGGGAGTATCAAATCAGAATTCAAAGAGTTGGAAAAAAATgttgatgaaaaaatgaaaagcatCCATGGTTTGGATGAAGAAATTTCAAGTTAGTATTAGTGATACAATTAGTCGTTATCTGGCTTTCTTCAATGAAGTATGCTCTTAACCTCAGCAAAGTTGGCATAAGAACGTTAGATAACCAAAGgaaatgcaatttaaaaaatctaTCTGAAATTTTGCTTGATGCTTAGTTATTAATGTCAACATTATTAATTTTTACCTATATATATCACGCAGAAATTCGTGAGATACAGAGCGAAAATACAAGGCTATCTGCCGAAATCGTTGACCTAAAGCAGAGCCGTAAAGAACAATCAGCTGAAATCAGGGAATTGAAGAAAGGTTTGTGTGATGATTTTTAACATGACGCCTGATCTAGTGAAATAGGAATTCTTTTTCTGTGTGAACTCGACAAAGTGGGCGCTGTTGGAAACGTGCCTAAATCCGCAGTAGAGACCAACACTAGGAACAGTAACCAGGCTACACAAAATTCCAAATCTAGTAAGCTTCTTGAAGAATCGGACGAACAAAAGCAAACAAACAATGAAATGAAGAGAGGTAAATCACGCAGTTATAGCTCAGCAAATGTAACCTTAGCCGATGAAATAAAATCATGCCGAggatttcaaattattaattcATAGTTTTACAACATAACGGCGAACCGGATGAAGATTAAAATTAGATTACGTAGAAGAGCATAGATAGACTGAAAATCCTTGTACTATTTTCTTCAAGTTGGCTACAAGTTCAATTGCAATCAATTAGGCCATTCTGCCATTGAATTAGACATTTTGTTTTCAGTAATGCTGGAAATAGACGCTAACTTACGTTTATTCTTCTATTAAGCAATGGATCGGATTGAACAAAAACTCTCTGCAACGGAAAAGCCTCAACAGGTTCGATCTAGAAACCAACAGAGACCGACGACAACAACCAAAACAACATTGAAACGGAATCCTTCCCCAGGTAAAATTTCATAGTCATAGTGAAGATCTCAATCAGAAGTTTGAAGTCGAACTTGTTTCCACCGGAGTCGGAACTGGAGTCAAATTTTTAAACTATCAAATTTCCccaaatcagaaatttcatatttacaatagtattaaaagttaatttttttacagaaaCTTTAAGTTATCAAGTTTATAACTTGCATTCTTTCTTATATAAATTAGATTTTTTGGGGGTTGGAAGCTGCAGTCGGAGTCGAAATTTACATATTTCGACACTAAATTTTTTCACCTGAACAGCCCTGTTCGGAATACCACAGTAATAACAACTTCATAACTGTCGTGAGAGTTTGTCTATAATTAAGCaaaggtaatttaattttccCAAAACGCAGCAATCTGTGCTCTAAGAAGAGGTCTGAGCAGACAGCTGTTGTGAAGTCTGGTGAAATTTGCAATGTGTAAATTAGATATGGAATAGGGACAAACGTGCATTTTCAACGGTGGCGGGAAAGTTTTTACACTTAAAATTTGCGAAACggaatttaataaatttcagaAAACTGCAAATTGAAGATGGGAAATATCTGCTATTTTTTTGTGATGTCAGTAGGAGAAGATGTCATCTACGACAAAGCAGTTGATAGTTGTGAGAAACGTAACGCAGATGTTGGTTTGATTCGGGATAAAAAATCCTACAATGCGATTATGAAATACTTGGGGAAGGGAGAGATGGGGAAATTTATATGGACAGGAATCCGTATTGATCCAATGGTTAGTATCATGAGGCGTTTTTTTATACTCGTGAAACATAAGGATCTGTCATTAGACGGGTGAAATGGGGAAGGCCGCAAATACAATACGGCAACagagatttgaaaatattagacGAGCGATTTTAAAATGCAACGATGACATTGTTACCCATTCGGGACTTTTTACACATCATTATAGTTAGACTTGCTGATTAAAAGATACCATCAGCCTTGATGGTTGTGATGATGGGAGTCAAGTGAATTGGAATCTGGTTTCTTCTTGTTAATTACTGTAGATTGCGCTCATTAGCACATCAGATTCTGCGGGTACAGGGGTCACTGTTTGGAGTTCCGTGCTTTTATAATGTCATACGTCTGTACGAGTGATAACGAATATCCTAATAGAATTCAAGTCATAATAATTGTGCAGTTTTGGACACATCAGTCCCATGCAGCACGAACATGGAGTTTTCCTTGAAAACCATGAAAGACCAAATGTATTTGAGGCGCCAACACGTCCACAAAGTGATAACGAATATCCAAATCAgtctttattggacacgtttagtggacataacgatcgtttcaatattatgttgttattgttattatttgtctccatcatttttaaaaaatcgcttttctcttcgaatactggaccaattgctttgaaattttcagtgagtaaagattgattttattgccagaaggctattactttttttttatttctaaatttcgcatgaaatctgatatttcgtctaaaatttcgctgtattatttcatccatgggaacactggctgtccggtttgaatctgtaaattatttctacgcgaaactcggaattttttgtgAGTACCGGTGGCGTCAGAGGTAAATACTGCTTCTCTCTtcttaacgtgtccatatatttgagcacatctctcttgttttttataataattgTGAATACCTAACCACACGAACATGGAGATAGACGAGTGAGAATTGCAGTTGATCAAGCATAATCCAATGATAATCTACATCTAaccatttttattgtttgttctCAGACCCGTGACGTCACACCCGCAGATTCATTCACAAAATGGTATACAGGTTCTCCACTTACtggaattgaatatatatatcgcACAAATGTTTATCTGAATATTAATTACAATCATAGATTGCGAGGAATGGGAAATGCTCCTCCTACACGGGAAATGAATGGAGTTATTTGTGAGATCCAGATCTAATAAACGTCTGCCTGGTTGTATTCTGTTTCTCTGGAtctatcatatattttaaatcaGTGATTCCTAATTTGAAATCCATACATTTTGATTAAATTGCTGTCGAAAATTAACACTTTGAACAGTCACTTGTCTGTTAGATTATTCTGTCTTTGTCGttcaacttttttaaattatgaagGTATAGATGTGAAATTTAGAGAAATAACTATtcaatttatgtaattttagaaataaaaatattacgaaCTTGCTTCATTAACTCGAAATAAATTTGGCTTCCATGTGATatcatttttgttgttttcacgTTATGTTTCTGGAAGGAATCAGGTTGAGCaagaaatagttcagatattggATTGAGATAACTTATTGCATGATATTACAGCTGAAAACATGTCTTTTCACAATGATTAGATGAATGGAAATGTGTTCAATATTGGTTTATTGTTTGAGAGAAAGTTTTTAATACATCGCCACGAGAGGAAGATTATGGCGCCAATGCATGTTCTTTACATTCGCGAAAGTGAGAGCGTGTCATAGATCCGTATCCAAAGCCAACGTATAAAAATTGTCTACTGACCTAAAACAAACAAAGTGATTGTAAGGCTTGTAATTGTCGATCTCAATCTCATGaagaaatgatttttatttcacGTGACCGTCTCTTTAAAGTGGGCCGTATTGTACGGATcataattttgg encodes:
- the LOC120346712 gene encoding uncharacterized protein LOC120346712 is translated as MKISIVFILIYVISSSWCQDDAVFHCSPKPGCQIAQCDPVAVGWSRPGFNIDEHLQNKEFPITCKSKNTAQPQNAVNLFPLVSRNTLDIGSIKSEFKELEKNVDEKMKSIHGLDEEISKIREIQSENTRLSAEIVDLKQSRKEQSAEIRELKKAMDRIEQKLSATEKPQQVRSRNQQRPTTTTKTTLKRNPSPENCKLKMGNICYFFVMSVGEDVIYDKAVDSCEKRNADVGLIRDKKSYNAIMKYLGKGEMGKFIWTGIRIDPMTRDVTPADSFTKWYTGSPLTGIEYIYRTNVYLNINYNHRLRGMGNAPPTREMNGVICEIQI